ACTCGAATCGTCCAAAGGTGGCGACAGTTGTTTGATGTTTTGGTAACGGTTATTGTCGATATTGGTCGATAACAAGATCGTTAACCATTACATTTTATGATTCCTCTTTGTAGCAGCGAAAAAATATGACTTCCTCACCTTCGTCCAGTACCAGTTCCGCATACGCTAGTACTGACGATGTTCGTCAGTACTACAGTAACGATAAACGAAATTTCGTTGGTTCGGACGATGTCGGAACAACTCGGCTATTGCGTTCATATTCACCTCGTCGTAGCAAAGCGGGAAGATTCTTCGCGACACTGCGAATCGACAAGTGAGTTTTGCGCAGGTCTTGTGCATTCAAACAAAAGAATTGCGTGTcacaatttgtttaaaattaagcctaatatttttcgtttctgttttatataaattttgcaaaagGTAGGTGAACTAGGTATTAAGTAGTTTATGCAGATGAGCATggaatatgtatacatacttaTTTGAAAAATCTGTAACTGTTAATTTTTAAATCAACCTGTTAACCGAGTCATCCCTTCACCAACAAGTTTTTATTGTAGgccaaaaataataaagaactataaaattaaaagataatgaaGAAGAATCAATTTCAATTAGTTTAATTTTGGTCTTTGCAAATAAATATCTGTTAATCTTTGTAAATATAATGTACGCGTAAAAATCAAgtgatacatttaaaaaatagaggATCTATGAGTAATAAAGTTATATCCAAGAAATAATAGGTCCGAATGACGAGATAATTTGTCTTTTCTAAATAAcaggttaaaatattctatatgtaCATGTAGATTTCTAGATTAGCAACAGAGAGCACTCTACATATAACCTTCGTAATGAATCTGCTTTCACTATGCTGATTCATTTATAGATACCTTTAATCGATATCCTATATATTCATGCTATAAATAATATGTGTGTCATACATTACTGCAAAAATTGtagtatatttcatattatgcaTAAATAATTCACAGAAATTGCTTGCgttacagaattttttaaaagaaacaatCTACCAATTTACAATTCACCTATTGACAGCCACTTACAGTCACCGATTATTTTGTGCTACCGGCAACTAAAATGCAAAGAAGCAGCATAAAAAGTTATAGAATACCTTGAcattttgtattataaattttctataaaatttataaatataaatgaaaataaaaaattattttaacacctatctttaaaataattaaaatcgattttaatttttgtatttaattaaaattaaaagttttaaacgtagcatatttttttaaatttctctttataaaattgttaatagcTATCACGGGAAAGTATAAATAATGATTAACAAAATTCAGTGAAACGtattaaaaattagtaaaattgataaaactgAACATTTATAAGATTAATAAAACcacaaaaatttatatgtattacataGTAAGTATAAAATATCACGAATCGTCTagataatattcttttaaaataaatttatttaagattaattaaattgcgaaaaatatttttattatttatttattccataaATTCATATCAAACATATGGTTTTTCCATTTCCTATGTTAAGTTCATttggttatttattattttcagatCCTATATTAATGCGAAAAATACTATAATAGCAGGGATAATATTAGCCACAGTAATTCTTACAATAATAGCAATCTGCAGTGTTTATGGAGCCAGTAGGGACGTAGAAATTCAAGAAAACGAAGATGTACCACCGGATCCGGAAATACTATTACCTCCGTCATGgagcaaattaaaaatttttaaacgtGGTGCCGTTTGTGCAGATGCTGCACTATGTGCTAACATTGGCaagtatgtaaaattatattgctATTATATGGGGCATTTAGAGCAAAAGTAGACTAGACCACATTTTTTCTGAATGTGAGCTTTTAAGTGATTTATTCCAATAAACAGTATTAATCATATAAAAgtggaaaaattcaattttttccaaattGAAGTCAGATAACAACGAAATCACTTATTGCACTGAATATCTTATgtcaacatttattttatatcgcgAATTACTCAGTTTGTTGAATATAAAGATTAGTTTACTTTTGCTCTCAatactttaaattaaattactataTTTGTGGATCTTTATACACTCATGGGAAATTTTAAGGTACACAATGTAGATAGTAGACAaaggtatataaaatatcaaaagtgtaatattcattatatctggTGAAAAAAATCTTCGCGTAGGTTTCATTTCTTTAGTTGtgctcataaaaatataaatttgcataaacatccgcagcctGTGCATTATGTCTTAAAATATAcgattgaattattaaataaatgtatcatgtttCCGTAGATCAATTCTAGAAAAAAATGGCTCTGCAGTGGATGCAACCATAGCTGCAATGATTTGCAATGGTCTCGTGAATATGCAAAGTATGGGTATTGGGGGCGGATTTTTTATGACAATTTACGATAAAGCCTCCAAGCGTGCATACACGTTAACCGCAAGAGATCGTGCTCCGTTAGCTGCAAACGCTACTATGTATCAAGGGAAGCCCAAAGAGGCGACATTGTACGGTAAAGCTTCCACTTCCTATGTTTTTAATGAATAAGTAAAAAGCTATGAAATCTGTATGTTCACGAATTCCATTAGGTCCATTGACTATCGCTGTTCCTGGGGAATTGGCAGGGTATTGGGAAGTTCATCAACGTTTCGGTAAATTACCATGGGTTGACTTATTCAGGCCCTCGATCGAACTGTGCGAAGAAGGATATAATTTGACAAAAGTTCAACACGATGGATTCAGATATaatgcaaaaaatattttaaaggatCGCGTATTAAAGTAATAATTCGAAAAACGTATTATAACTTTCATAATCAATTACCTATAAGCTTCAAGATAGATAGAAAACACTAGATTTTTTCCATTTCAGGGAATTATTTGTAGATCCAAAGACGAACGACTTTTATAAACCAGGTTCAATTATTAGGCCCAAAGTATTTTGCAAAACTTTACGAGTAATCGCAGAGAAGGGAGCCTCAGAATTGTACAATGGGACATTGGGTAAACTTTTAGTACAAGATTTACAAGAAAGAGGGGCAATAATAACAATGAAAGATTTGAACAATTACAGGTATTTATCATTAAAGTacttagaaaaatacaaattatcgACCATTGagcttttaattgaaattatctcTAGAGCAACATGGGATGAACCACTTGAGTCGAGTCTCTCCAATGGAATGAAACTTTTTACAGTCGGTTTACCCGCTAGTGGAGCACTTCTCACCtacattttgcatatttttgatAGATTTAATTTTACACCTGATAGTTTAGCTGATTTTAACAAAACCGCACTTACGTATCATCGAATGATAGAGACGTTTAAATATGCGTACGCGATGAGAAACGATATGGCTGATAAAGAATTCGTCGATATGGAAGAAGTGAGTAAATGACGTAATTTAATGAACAATTTTCTGTTATTCCAGTAGTTTATCAGAGATCTATAGATATACTGATACTCTATCAGTCAAATTTCTTAAAAGAGATGCGCATTAGATTTAAAAACATCGTATAAAAATAACCGCATAACTTTTCATTGTAATTCTACTTGTTTAAGTTAACAAACAACCTAATGTCGAAGACTCGCGCACAAGAAACACAAATGATGATAAATGATTATAAAACGTGGGATGACCCAGCGCATTATGGAGCGCGCATGTTGAGCAGCGCAAAGGATCAAGGAACTGCTCATGTTTCAGTATTAGCGCCAAATGGGGACGCAGTCTCAGCTACTAGTAGTATCAATTTCTAGTacgtttattttttaaacattaataAACTTCCAGAtggaaattttcattaattgcAAGGCTTTCTGGAGAAAAAGCTCATAAGATACAGCAGTGAATTGAGTAATTTGAGTTGGTAGTTCTagtttttcaatattattatgtttgaaTTAATTATGATTGATAATAGTTCTTAAATAGttcttactttatttttttaattaataataataattcaactaTTTTACTATGTAAACAAGCTCTTTTGTAAAAGGctcaattatttttatagttaatacacaaacaaatttaataactaaTTTTAATACCAAACTTGATATTCAACGTGTCACTTTTTAatagataaattaaataattgccTTTTATATCAGTTTTGGAAGCGGAGTAGCTAGCGAAAGTACTggaatattattgaataatggGATGAATGATTTTGGTATACCGTCAGCAATTAATTACTTCGGTATTCCACCTAGTCCGAACAATAATATCGCTCCTGGAAAAAGGCCTTTGTCATCTATGGTACCTTCGATCCTTGTCGATGAAAATGATGATGTAAGAATGGTCGTTGGTGCATCTGGTGGTACTAGGATCACCACGACAGTTGCTCAGGTTAACAtttatcaatttaatattttatcggaCATTTCGTAAACATCGCATAAAAATTGTGTTAACATAAAGTTAATCCAGTGAATGTGTTATTTCTCAACTTTCCTATGTTTAGATAATGGCTAAGATTATATGGATGAATCAAACAGTGAAGGAAGCAGTGGATGCTCCTAGGATACATCATCAGTTGATCCCGCCAAACGTGTCATACGAGTATGGTGTACCAAAGCAAATAATTGATGAGTTGAAAAAGATTGGCCACAAGACTGCTCGTTACAGAATTCGTGGTAGCGTAGCTTGCATCATTTACACTAAGAACAATACAGTATACGGGAATGCGGACTTCCGGAAAGAAGGAGACGTGTATGGAGTCGATTAAATTCTTCCTAATTAAAATCAATGATCATTGGTGAACCTActaatatacagatatataaataaattgctgAACTGTTCTGGCGACTGATCGCAATAAGTGTTGTTCAAGTTCCCACGGTATTAAACTCTTCAACGTTTAATCGCCAAAATATATGAAAGAGAAACTTCCCATGATAATATTTGTTATGTGATGTTTTCTCTACGCTGAATTGTGCGAAATTAAAGTTCTTCGATAATTTTGCacacattattttttaatatcattttcttcttcttattattattatttttttttaattacatttcgaTCTAGTTTAATCGCCAAAATATATGAAAGAGAAACTTCCCATGATAATATTTGTTATGTGATGTTTTCTCTACGCTGAATTGTGCGAAATTAAAGTTCTTCAATAATTTTGCacacattattttttaatatcatttttttcttcttattattatttttttttttttaattacatttcgaTCTAGTTTAATCGCCAAAATATATGAAAGAGAAACTTCCCATGATAATATTTGTTATGTGATGTTTTCTCTACGCTGAATTGTGCGAAATTAAAGTTCTTCAATAATTTTGCacacattattttttaatatcattttcttcttattattattattatttttttttaattacatttcgatctagtttaatttatgaaatatgctACATGAATGTTCAaagtatctttttatatatttaacgtAATCGCGATCTAATTGTGCTTATTGATTCAATGAATAATCACAATATAGGAAGTTTGTAGTAAACTCTTATTCTATCGAATTAGATTCTACATAGTACTATCGATCCATGCAGGAATACGGGGTGTTCTACTATTAAGCAAcgacaataaatttaataatttcgtaGACTGCGATCCTTCCCAGTTAAAAATATCACGTAGTGAAATCAACCTGAATTCAAACATACTCTTGGaagttatttcaatttttctttatattttacatcAGTATGTGTTctaaaattttcgaaaaacaTCCATCCCATACATATTCCAGTCTTTGATTAATTACTTCTTGTAATATATCCGATGCATTACAATTCGTTTTAATACATATAAGTATTTTAGAAGCGAAAGTTACATCCAATTACGttgctgatatataaataatgagTCATTAATCTgtacattattacataaatacattttttatatttacaaaatttatagaTCATTCAGCTTACATATGTTAATTATTCTAGAAATGtttttgtgaaatttatttcatatattgtatatttctgatattgcccgttataaaatttttgtttagaaAGTTTTTGTAATAAAGGATTAATTATAATATCAGTGTCTAGATATATACTTttgtaaaaagaataattataataatactgaAGTATATCTAAATTTGTTTAAagtattcaataatattattaactcatagaaagtaattttcaacctaattcgaaaatttctaaaaaaaataataaagatttaaaataataaaaatatttcaactaaaTAAGACGTCTGCTTTTATGCGCAGAAtgaacgtataatgttaaatatttatatcgtagaTGTCGTTAATCTATATGTAACGAACTCAAGACTCGGCGATGGAATAAACGactacatacatattttttttcaatatttctagcTGTGTACTGAAGTAACAAGTTCAGATCGATTAACGGGATTTCATACGTATGCGACATCCTTTCAATGGACTATATTTTCACGAAGTCGATAGTTTCTGGTAGCTTCGATTGATCTTTTATTTAACATACTGCGAGCAAAATGTGGATGCAATAGAAAACATTCGTATTTCCTTTTATCGTTACAAATTAACATAAAAGTTGaatttacttcaaatattttacttcaAAGCGATGGTTGAATCATTTTTTTATTGACAACTTTGAAAGACACACTATATTTCTGAGTTGaatcataataataatcgtCATAATAATCGTCGATAAGGTGAAACAAAGTTTAAAAGCCATTGTAAATCCTACtgtatgaatttataaaattcctctGACTCCATGATCCTTATCTTTTTCCttgttttttttagaaaaacagAATGCCTCTTATGTACTTCAATATAatgaatattcttttttaacAAAAAGGAATTAATTTGTAGTGCATGATAAGTAATTAAGATTAGAAGAAATGTGTTTCATGACAATCGTAAATAAATACAGAtgtgtaaatatatgtaattgcGTTGCGAGACACGTGTGTTGAAAATGCGGGACGTAGATACATGCACAGATACACTGTTATAAGACGTATACGTatcacatatatacatgtatatttttacatgttGGGCAAAATTGGCAAGTAATAATCAAATGGGTTGATAATTCGTACGTCTATATTTGAACCTCGTTATCAATCGGATTCGAGATACATATACGTACAAGTACAGTTAACCTGAAATGTTCTCAACATAGATACTCTACTGCGTATTTTTCACCTTATCATTTTAACTTACATCAGACTCTTACAAGGCAGCATACAAAATATACTTAATATCAACTCCTTTACCACGCCCCATGCAAACATTTTTGTATTACTCTTTTTGCTTACTTCTCTTGAGATATATCAGCGAACGATAAATACAGAATTTTGTGGAACGACATTTCGCTTACAATGGTTCAAAGACTCCTAGAAGTTAATGTAACAAGCTGCCGATTGCGCATGCGTAATAGATCAACGTGCTATTTGTTGCCAAACATAGGAAGGATTGTTTCATAACAGAGATTTGGTACAGAAATCCAGTGCTTATTAATATCTGCTACGTAAAAAAGCATTTTTTTAAAAGTAGCACATAATGTCAAATCTATTGAAACTCAGAACAATGTCTGAGAAAGTACATATAAAATTACTGTTGAATATATTATTCAGTTGCCAAGCTAAGATGATACACTATCAGGGCTGTCTATATTACACTATAAAATTAcgtattttaaatttgtttataaatttttaatgaacaATGTTAGATGACATtaatttttgaaagatttgcTTCAGATTATACATATACCATGATTCgcatatataacgatattcattCTTGAAATACATACGTAAAAGACGTAAGAAATTCAAAACAATATAAAGTTGTTTGTTTAACAAATAGATAATGAAACTTTTTTTGATGACagctaattttttttattaatttctgcaATCAGTAATACAGAGAACATTAAGTGTTTTctagaaatttcaaattctaataTGCATGTTTTGTTCTTGAAATGTTACTTATACGTTTTTCAATAtattaggaaatttaaaatatccTTTAAACTGGATGATAGTTGTTCTACAATACAAAATATGCAGATAAGAGAGGGATTTATCTCATTAAAACAATTGTTATACCAGGCATTGGATATACTAGAGACATTACTGAGTACTGCGCCTGCGCAGTAATTCTTGTGTAGCCTATATAACTAAGTAAACTGCGTCCAAATAATTCAAAGTAAACCTGCAAGAGGTACAGGAAGAGAGATTTTTTGACTGCGTTtacgctattgttatttttctaaaGCATTTGGAAACCAAGAACTATGTCTGACTACTACGTTGACGAATACGAACACTTCAACTACGATTACGACAAGCATATTTTTACCGGTCACAGTGGAAAACAGCGAAGCAAACGCGAGGCTCTTGCACATACAAATCATTTCGATCCGTGCGGCCATTCCAGAAAGATTCTCACCAAATTGATGAATTCTGAACACAACAAACGGAATGTTGGAAAGACCAAAGCATAAAGAGTAAGTAAAAATTTTTCACTTAATTATgacataatttataatatcatatatttgTTTGATTATGTTATTGATTCGAGTGCTGCCGGAATGGTCCGCAACCTTGGCCCAGTTTTTGTGTTTATACATACTCTTGTTTCTTTACCTTCGTGCAATTTTAAGTCGCAAAAGCGCATATTTTTTGGTCCAATTAAAACTCGGTGAAAGTTAAAATTCTTTCGCGTTTCGTTGCATGTTATAATAGTTTGCAAATATTGTtgttttgtgattttgtatCGCTGCGCAATATCTCAGAGATGACTCACTTCTTATTTAAACACATGCTTTTTGTTTTTTGTGATAATAAATACGTATATGAATGAAGAATgtacgtataaggatataaagtacatattttttcttaaagCCTTGAAGAATagtttttatttgtaaatatttctttagtattaaaataattttttagtaatcattcatatttttaataatttaattattatttatttcagagACTCAGGGTTGCTGTCCAATTTTTGGAGAAAGTATTTGTCAATTCCAACAGATTGAAGTGTTTTGAACACCCTTGAATACAATAAACGattctttcatttcctttatTCTTAGTAATGCATTTAGTCACTGAACATAAATGCTCACTTAGGCTAAGATAATTAGTACTTACTACAAATATGTATTTCATAATCATTATTCTTATTCATGTTATGTTGTAACTTAtaaggtatatatgtataactatcTTCTAGACTACTCGATCCAGAACTACCTGAACCTGGATTTCTCTTGATAGATTaagaagataaataatatttgtattggATTCACACACTATACAAATTTTTTAGGTACAGTGCATCTAGttataaatgtttcatttcaTTGGTATTGAAACACAGTTGCTCAatttagaaattagaaatttattttactatgCGAAAACATTTTATTCAATGTGAATATGGaagaaattttcatttgcatttGTTTTCTAAGATATTGTAagttaaatttttgttatattcgAAAGAGCAATTTTGAGTTCACTAGGAAGTTGAAGTATTAGATAAAAAAGGTGACTGTACAATTTtggtgaataataaaatttatatttattgaaaagaaACATTTTAGTATTAATTCAAATCTATGACCTATACCCATACTAAACATTAACATAAACATTGCAAATAGGTGTCAAATGTACATTATGTTTTGTATTAACGATTTGAAAGATGGATGTAAAgaaaatttccttttttatatgtatatcaattattaatatgtatatatctatatatgtattatacaattAACCATGTACGAATCacacaatataatatattttttattttgtacaaatgcactttttgtaaaaatatttgagaaatatattaataacttcCACACTATTTTTCAATACAAGTATTCTTGTTTCATTGAGAAATGAATTATATTAACTTAAACTCATTAAATTCTAATTCTTGTCTTAAAATGCCAGTTAATATAAATTCTGTCGACTGAACGGTAACAGTTTTAGGTGCTTTTGCCAGAAATTTCTTTGCATCTGCTAAGTCCTCTTTGGGAGAGATAATCACTGATTGTTGAGGCCATAACTTCGGTGGTGGTCGAAACAAGGCTTTACCGCCGCATGAAATGATTATATCtgtaaaaaaacattttttaaagtataaagAACCAAGATATATATGTTAAATACAATACACGTCTATAAATTATTAGTTTTAAAACATACTTTTTAATTCTAGTGGTGGCGGCGCAGTGTTCGGTGTTAAGACAAGTGTGTATCCCTTTAAAAGTTTAtgttcttttgctttttctaAGCTCTTTCCTAATTTAAAGCGGAATTTAGCTTCAGCAGCAAGGTCTTTCAATatgtaattttctaattctatGAAATGACCAACTTTTTCACTGTTAATCAACCAATCGACTGACACTATTGGTACAGGTAGTGCTAAAGCACATAAAAATTTAACAGTTCTTCGAACTTTGTCTGTAACTAGTACAGTGCACTTTGTCGGATCCTCGACTTGAGAGGCACCTATAAAGAAAAGGGACATTAATTATGACTATGATTAGTTTTAATAGTAATTCTTCTGCAAACAAATCGGATACATACCCAACTTTGTTAACAATTTACTATAATCGTTACTTGAAATACCCGTAAATAAGATTTTATGCTTTATTTTGAATGGTGATTGTGTTGCAAATGAAGAAGACATGCTTCTACGTGTTCTATTGGGAGTTGAAAGTACTGATGTAGTTTCGATACTGGAATTAGTTTCTGAAGTAGGCGTCTCTTCTATGAAATCTTCTTTCTGTCGCTTGTTTTTAGTCTTTCCTGTCGTCTGTTTTTGCTGTTTCTTTCTGAAATTATTCCTTTTATTCGCACTGTTATTCGAAGTAGTTTGATTTGCGAGCATTTCTGCGCTTTCTTCTAGGGAAGAATCCGCAATTGATTGCTGACTTCGAGTTGATCTAATCGATAGTTtgctatttctttttgtttctttagtaGATTCATTTACCGTAGTACTAAttatacttgaaatatttttggaaaCCTTCGCTCGTTTGCTCCTTAATGTAGGCACTTCAAAATATGCGTTATCAGATTCGGATAAAATGGAAGAGGTACTGCTGATTTCCGTGTTATCTACATCCGTATTAATATCTGTATTTCCACGTTTCCTAGTATTTTTCGTTTTGGTACTTGTATTTCTATCCgtatcttcctttctttctgtaTCTGAGccatttctatttctattttgtttTTTGAGCGCACTGTTCATGATCATTTCTATCTCTTGGGATTCTTCACCAATTTGAGAACTAATGTCGTCCGCTACAAGCTCAGTCTTTCTTGTCGTCTTTCGACTCGGATTTTTTCGTGTTCCTACATTTTTGGTAGTTCTATAATTTTCGTTACTCGATATACTTGAAACAATACTGTCAGATGTTTGAATGTCACAAATGACATTTGTACGCCGATTTTGTCTGATTTTACAATTGTTATCGCTTTCATCCACCAGTTCAGTTGGAGTACTTGATATCGACCCTGTTGGAGTAGACAGAGAAATTCTTTGGACTTTTACTATTGCTTGTTTATCTAAACTTGTTTCATTTGACATTCTATTGTTAGAACCATTTATACTGTTTGATGAATTCTTTTTATCAACATTTGCGGAATTGTCTTTATCATCTATTGTAATCTTCTttctactactattactaataGGCTTATCTTCATTAACATCATTCTTGCGCTTTTTCGAAGTATTACTATCAATTGCATCTGTTATGCTGAGTGATCTTTTTCTAAAGTGTGACGTGTTTGATACATTTTTTCTCGGAAGTTCAGCGGGTGCTATTTCAACCAGTACTTCCTTTTCCacctgaaaaacagacgaacgATCAGTATTCTCTTTGCTAGAATTACGAGTTCTTCTGTTATTCGAAATAGGAGGACTTTGTTTCGCTTTTTCTTGCGAGTGAATAGAGGTTACCGATTTTAATTCTACCAAGGAATCGCTTTCATTAGATTTACATAAATTCTTTGTCTTTTTTATCAATCTTTTGGATTTTCTGCTTGTCCCTTTTTCACCATGTTTGCAAACAGGTATCTTATTAATATCGAAATTGTTTGTATATGAATTTGAAGAACTTTCCGAAATAGTACTAGAATTTGGCTCGCTAATAGTATGATAAGACATAGTGTTTTCCACGTTTCTACAACTAGACGTTCTTCGCGACGATTTTCGTAaagcttctttctttcttgggGCAATTTTTACAGATGTTTGTCTTCCCCAGTTATGATTgatatttattctatattcaGAAGATGTTGATATTGGACTTCCTGGATTCGATAAAGTACCTGAAATGTTAACTTCAGGTAAACCAGCTAATATATCTTCATCGTCGCTTTGTAGTGCTTTAGAGGTTTGTTGAAATTGCTCACAATCGATTGATGTACTCGATGCTTGATCATCTATATTCTTTGAATTCGATTTACTCTTACCGTTTTTAGATATATCAGTTTCTTCTTGAATCATTTTAGCTATGTTTGATGTTTttgatttcttttctcttaatGATATTGATGTTGATGGATCTTTAATTGTAGACTTAAGTGTTGATGAATCTGCAGATACAGATTTTGAAGTTAGTGGGTTTTTAGATATGGATTTAGGTGTTGATGAATTAGTAGGTATAGCGTTCGATA
This DNA window, taken from Bombus terrestris chromosome 3, iyBomTerr1.2, whole genome shotgun sequence, encodes the following:
- the LOC100642281 gene encoding mediator of DNA damage checkpoint protein 1 isoform X2 translates to MDILATQIYEDYDSTPTQKISYSSQQSKIVIGVLCIDSKTFQIKGGITQIGRHPDCNVVLNNPTVSKKHAEIEANCQGTESWICDLNSSNKTKLNNTILRSNRCYELKNEDVLEFGTVRAIFKTCHSMEDSLVPETPAANLQKTQQMIIPGTPDSSFDNSSTVGNVSVIPATQGKEERSVFRYPTLPSKTATNSTQKNNIQNTSIDAQDNSQNFDVEEKQNVGGSRISIYDMETQNSSFNFHDETDVDIDDIDTQKICISRSIKNLTKSVQKQKVDMHDIQTQAEVSEEVTDIHDIETQHDINIQDMKISKKINTHNLKTRDNRDSEKLEATTIEKEGNLTNEVRSNVNDTVVQEDKGKESTSNPNNTDKDESQNKKLPGIEKSLQNRLEEIETSEDETSELEMSRNLLGPKELEDFIEDDDLSDEVKSKSPTLIKTSCVNNNSDVNNESTDNKNIFEAVTQVNKSDEDAFRSLSERKYTFQASLVSDDSDNEVVFQRYSYKDSQENKKSSNDRVSDSEDSITDEEGRFTEIAVKMKQAVEFSQLNRSKEIKNSANSSKESDDLFDMLTQPVKRKDENSSPKSNEKPKDNKYESEVDSNNPTQAINKKEMKNNMEINDEIRTKELDDTPTQILSTNKSSLRETSCTISTGNNKKSDKEDITEIDDNTPNQIINTKEKPLDVSNNEPPSVLNVTDRCSIEDIDYEMACTQPINEIGKQKSVSSISNKRKNESNFEALARANLDDSVERNLKAMFADIKEERIEEQLEISTQVLEHVLESSDCENISPTQNHKSNMDSNLSTDKKTMKLSISNAIPTNSSTPKSISKNPLTSKSVSADSSTLKSTIKDPSTSISLREKKSKTSNIAKMIQEETDISKNGKSKSNSKNIDDQASSTSIDCEQFQQTSKALQSDDEDILAGLPEVNISGTLSNPGSPISTSSEYRININHNWGRQTSVKIAPRKKEALRKSSRRTSSCRNVENTMSYHTISEPNSSTISESSSNSYTNNFDINKIPVCKHGEKGTSRKSKRLIKKTKNLCKSNESDSLVELKSVEKEVLVEIAPAELPRKNVSNTSHFRKRSLSITDAIDSNTSKKRKNDVNEDKPISNSSRKKITIDDKDNSANVDKKNSSNSINGSNNRMSNETSLDKQAIVKVQRISLSTPTGSISSTPTELVDESDNNCKIRQNRRTNVICDIQTSDSIVSSISSNENYRTTKNVGTRKNPSRKTTRKTELVADDISSQIGEESQEIEMIMNSALKKQNRNRNGSDTERKEDTDRNTSTKTKNTRKRGNTDINTDVDNTEISSTSSILSESDNAYFEVPTLRSKRAKVSKNISSIISTTVNESTKETKRNSKLSIRSTRSQQSIADSSLEESAEMLANQTTSNNSANKRNNFRKKQQKQTTGKTKNKRQKEDFIEETPTSETNSSIETTSVLSTPNRTRRSMSSSFATQSPFKIKHKILFTGISSNDYSKLLTKLGASQVEDPTKCTVLVTDKVRRTVKFLCALALPVPIVSVDWLINSEKVGHFIELENYILKDLAAEAKFRFKLGKSLEKAKEHKLLKGYTLVLTPNTAPPPLELKNIIISCGGKALFRPPPKLWPQQSVIISPKEDLADAKKFLAKAPKTVTVQSTEFILTGILRQELEFNEFKLI